In one Aeromicrobium erythreum genomic region, the following are encoded:
- a CDS encoding long-chain-fatty-acid--CoA ligase, translated as MANLAALLEKSASTYADRTAIVFGDTRLSYAQVDGAANQVANLLVSRGVQPGDKVALSCPNLPYFTIVYYGILKAGATVVPLNVLLKGREVAYHLDDSDAVAYFAFEGTPDLPIGEAAWEGFQAVDGCKDFFLIKLDSAAPEPLEPPEYYAPLVAQQPPTFETVETDDDDTAVILYTSGTTGQPKGAELRHRNMRDNALAGADLFGADADRPDTYLCVLPLFHSFGQTCIQNGSMAFGGTVVMLPRFEAQAALGLMLKEKVTYFAGVPTMYWGLLGALDDSVDVEAIAASLRVAAAGGSALPVDIHRQFKDRFGVTILEGYGLSETSPVASFSVYGQEPKVGSIGVPIPGVEMKLIDAEWNDVPDDLEEDGKTAVGEIAIKGHNVMKGYYDRPEATAEAIRDGWFRSGDLGRKDADGFYYIVDRSKDMIIRGGYNVYPRELEEVLITHPAVSLVAVIGVPHESHGEEIKAVVVKNKDHDDVSEADLVAWGKEQFAAYKYPRIVEFRDELPMTATGKILKREI; from the coding sequence ATGGCCAACCTCGCCGCCCTGCTGGAGAAGTCCGCCTCGACGTACGCCGACCGCACCGCCATCGTCTTCGGTGACACCCGACTCTCGTACGCGCAGGTCGACGGCGCCGCGAACCAGGTGGCCAACCTGCTCGTCTCGCGCGGGGTCCAGCCCGGCGACAAGGTCGCGCTGTCGTGCCCGAACCTGCCGTACTTCACGATCGTCTACTACGGCATCCTCAAGGCCGGCGCGACGGTCGTCCCGCTCAACGTCCTGCTGAAGGGCCGCGAGGTCGCCTACCACCTCGACGACTCCGACGCGGTCGCCTACTTCGCGTTCGAGGGCACCCCCGACCTGCCCATCGGCGAGGCCGCGTGGGAGGGCTTCCAGGCCGTCGACGGCTGCAAGGACTTCTTCCTCATCAAGCTCGACTCCGCCGCGCCGGAGCCGCTGGAGCCGCCGGAGTACTACGCGCCGCTCGTCGCCCAGCAGCCGCCCACGTTCGAGACGGTCGAGACCGACGACGACGACACCGCCGTCATCCTCTACACCTCGGGCACGACGGGTCAGCCGAAGGGCGCGGAGCTGCGCCACCGCAACATGCGCGACAACGCGCTCGCCGGGGCCGACCTGTTCGGCGCCGACGCCGACCGCCCCGACACCTACCTGTGCGTGCTGCCGCTGTTCCACTCCTTCGGCCAGACCTGCATCCAGAACGGCTCGATGGCCTTCGGCGGCACCGTGGTCATGCTGCCGCGCTTCGAGGCGCAGGCCGCCCTCGGCCTCATGCTGAAGGAGAAGGTCACCTACTTCGCGGGCGTGCCCACCATGTACTGGGGCCTGCTCGGCGCGCTGGACGACAGCGTCGACGTCGAGGCGATCGCGGCCAGCCTGCGCGTCGCCGCGGCCGGCGGCTCCGCCCTCCCGGTCGACATCCACCGCCAGTTCAAGGACCGCTTCGGCGTCACCATCCTCGAGGGCTACGGCCTGTCGGAGACCTCCCCGGTGGCCTCGTTCTCCGTGTACGGGCAGGAGCCGAAGGTCGGCTCGATCGGCGTGCCGATCCCTGGCGTCGAGATGAAGCTCATCGATGCGGAGTGGAACGACGTGCCCGACGACCTCGAGGAGGACGGCAAGACCGCCGTCGGCGAGATCGCGATCAAGGGCCACAACGTCATGAAGGGCTACTACGACCGTCCCGAGGCGACGGCGGAGGCCATCCGCGACGGCTGGTTCCGCTCCGGCGACCTCGGCCGCAAGGACGCCGACGGCTTCTACTACATCGTCGACCGCAGCAAGGACATGATCATCCGCGGCGGCTACAACGTGTACCCGCGCGAGCTCGAGGAGGTGCTGATCACGCACCCGGCCGTCTCGCTGGTCGCCGTCATCGGCGTGCCGCACGAGAGCCACGGCGAGGAGATCAAGGCCGTCGTCGTGAAGAACAAGGACCACGACGACGTGTCCGAGGCCGACCTGGTGGCCTGGGGCAAGGAGCAGTTCGCGGCGTACAAGTACCCGCGCATCGTGGAGTTCCGCGACGAGCTGCCCATGACGGCCACCGGCAAGATCCTCAAGCGCGAGATCTGA
- the purQ gene encoding phosphoribosylformylglycinamidine synthase subunit PurQ, which translates to MKIGIVTFPGSLDDVDAQRAVRLAGGEPVALWHGDHDLKGVDAVILPGGFSYGDYLRCGAIARFAPVMTEVVTAAQGGMPVLGICNGFQILCESHLLPGALIRNDHRTFVCRDQVLVVENPDTAWTSDYAEGQRITIPLKNGEGGFIADEPTLDRLEGEGQVVFRYVGSNPNGSLRDIAGITNERGNVVGLMPHPEHAVEDLCGPGTDGLAFFTSAVRQLTSV; encoded by the coding sequence ATGAAGATCGGCATCGTGACCTTCCCCGGCTCGCTCGACGACGTCGACGCGCAGCGCGCGGTGCGACTCGCCGGCGGCGAGCCGGTCGCGCTGTGGCACGGCGACCACGACCTCAAGGGCGTCGACGCGGTCATCCTGCCCGGCGGCTTCTCCTACGGCGACTACCTGCGCTGCGGTGCGATCGCCCGCTTCGCGCCGGTCATGACCGAGGTCGTCACGGCCGCGCAGGGGGGCATGCCCGTGCTGGGCATCTGCAACGGCTTCCAGATCCTCTGCGAGTCGCACCTGCTGCCCGGTGCACTCATCCGCAACGACCACCGCACGTTCGTGTGCCGCGACCAGGTGCTCGTCGTCGAGAACCCCGACACCGCCTGGACGAGCGACTACGCGGAGGGCCAGCGGATCACCATCCCGCTGAAGAACGGCGAGGGCGGCTTCATCGCCGACGAGCCCACGCTCGACCGGCTCGAGGGCGAGGGACAGGTCGTCTTCCGCTACGTCGGCTCCAACCCGAACGGGTCGCTGCGCGACATCGCCGGCATCACGAACGAGCGCGGCAACGTCGTCGGGCTCATGCCGCACCCCGAGCACGCCGTCGAGGACCTCTGCGGACCCGGCACCGACGGGCTCGCGTTCTTCACCTCCGCCGTCCGCCAGCTCACCTCGGTCTGA
- a CDS encoding NAD(P)-dependent oxidoreductase, whose product MRVSVIGLGAMGAGMATSTLRAGLATTVWNRSPEKSEPLRDAGAEVGATAAEAVADADVVVVSLFDEASVQEVLEQALAASPPSAVWLQTATVGPEAARRLHDLAERHDRVLVDSPVLGTKKPAADGALTVLASGPDDALATARPVLEAIGSRTLVVGDSAGPASALKLACNSWVASVTAAAAQALTLARVQGVDPGLFLEAIEGSAVDTPYAHLKGRAILDDDLTPSFGVDGVLKDLSLMLDAGADVMDTSLLQSVRDRFAAASAAGHGADDMAAVVVGFEPRD is encoded by the coding sequence ATGCGCGTGAGTGTGATCGGGCTGGGCGCCATGGGCGCCGGGATGGCCACGTCGACCCTGCGAGCCGGCCTCGCGACCACCGTCTGGAACCGCAGCCCGGAGAAGTCCGAGCCGCTGCGTGACGCCGGGGCCGAGGTGGGCGCGACCGCTGCCGAGGCGGTCGCCGACGCCGACGTGGTCGTCGTCTCGCTGTTCGACGAGGCGTCGGTGCAGGAGGTGCTGGAGCAGGCGCTGGCGGCGTCACCGCCGTCCGCGGTGTGGCTGCAGACCGCGACCGTCGGCCCCGAGGCCGCACGCCGGCTGCACGACCTCGCCGAGCGGCACGACCGGGTGCTCGTCGACTCCCCCGTCCTCGGCACGAAGAAGCCAGCCGCCGACGGAGCGCTGACCGTGCTCGCCTCCGGCCCCGACGACGCGCTCGCGACCGCGCGACCCGTGCTCGAGGCGATCGGCTCGCGGACCCTCGTCGTCGGCGACTCCGCCGGGCCGGCCAGTGCCCTCAAGCTGGCCTGCAACTCCTGGGTCGCGTCGGTCACCGCCGCGGCGGCGCAGGCGCTGACCCTGGCGCGGGTCCAGGGCGTCGACCCCGGCCTCTTCCTGGAGGCGATCGAGGGCTCGGCCGTCGACACCCCCTACGCCCACCTCAAGGGTCGCGCGATCCTCGACGACGACCTCACGCCGTCGTTCGGCGTCGACGGCGTCCTGAAGGACCTCTCGCTGATGCTCGACGCCGGCGCCGACGTCATGGACACCTCGCTGCTGCAGTCGGTGCGCGACCGGTTCGCGGCGGCCTCTGCAGCCGGGCACGGCGCCGACGACATGGCCGCCGTCGTCGTGGGCTTCGAGCCTCGCGACTGA
- the purB gene encoding adenylosuccinate lyase, with protein sequence MCGVTTPNVLAHRYASPEIARIWSPEHKIVLERQLWIAVLKAQRDLGVETPDGVIEAYEAVVDQVDLASIAERERVTRHDVKARIEEFAALAGSEHIHKGMTSRDLTENVEQLQVRASLQVLRSRAVAALARLGRLAAEHAELVMAGRSHNVAAQATTLGKRFATVADELLTGVGRLDDLLARYPLRGIKGPVGTAQDQLDLLGGAPGGGAGPGAADGFAKLAELEQRVAEHLGFERVLTSVGQVYPRSLDYDVVTSLAQLVAAPSNLATTIRLMAGNELVTEGFKPGQVGSSAMPHKMNTRSCERVNGLAVIVRGYVSMVGELAGDQWNEGDVSCSVVRRVALPDAFYAADGLFETFLTVLDEFGVFPAVVQRELDRYLPFLATTKVLMSAVRAGVGREAAHEAIKEHAVAVALEMREQGSAGNDLFARLAADERLALTEADLASLVAAPLEFTGAATAQVAAVVAQVDEIVTADPAAAAYTPGAIL encoded by the coding sequence ATGTGCGGCGTGACGACGCCCAACGTTCTGGCCCACCGCTACGCCTCGCCCGAGATCGCGCGCATCTGGTCGCCCGAGCACAAGATCGTGCTCGAGCGGCAGCTGTGGATCGCCGTGCTGAAGGCCCAGCGTGACCTCGGGGTCGAGACGCCCGACGGCGTGATCGAGGCGTACGAGGCCGTCGTGGACCAGGTGGACCTCGCGTCGATCGCCGAGCGCGAGCGCGTGACCCGGCACGACGTGAAGGCACGGATCGAGGAGTTCGCCGCGCTCGCGGGCAGCGAGCACATCCACAAGGGCATGACGTCGCGCGACCTCACGGAGAACGTCGAGCAGCTGCAGGTGCGGGCTTCGCTGCAGGTGCTGCGCTCGCGGGCCGTCGCGGCGCTCGCGCGGCTCGGACGCCTCGCCGCCGAGCACGCCGAGCTCGTCATGGCGGGCCGCAGCCACAACGTCGCGGCGCAGGCGACCACGCTCGGCAAGCGGTTCGCGACCGTCGCCGACGAGCTGCTGACCGGCGTCGGCCGGCTCGACGACCTCCTCGCCCGGTACCCGCTGCGCGGCATCAAGGGCCCCGTCGGCACCGCGCAGGACCAGCTGGACCTCCTGGGTGGTGCACCCGGCGGGGGTGCCGGGCCGGGGGCGGCAGACGGCTTCGCCAAGCTGGCCGAGCTGGAGCAACGCGTGGCCGAGCACCTCGGGTTCGAGCGGGTGCTCACCAGCGTCGGCCAGGTGTACCCCCGCTCCCTCGACTACGACGTCGTCACGTCGCTCGCGCAGCTGGTGGCGGCGCCGTCGAACCTGGCGACCACCATCCGGCTGATGGCCGGCAACGAGCTGGTGACCGAGGGGTTCAAGCCCGGCCAGGTCGGCTCGAGCGCCATGCCGCACAAGATGAACACGCGCTCGTGCGAGCGGGTCAACGGGCTCGCCGTCATCGTCCGCGGCTACGTGTCGATGGTGGGCGAGCTGGCCGGCGACCAGTGGAACGAGGGCGACGTGTCGTGCTCCGTCGTGCGCCGCGTGGCCCTGCCCGACGCGTTCTACGCCGCGGACGGGCTGTTCGAGACGTTCCTGACCGTCCTCGACGAGTTCGGGGTGTTCCCGGCCGTCGTGCAGCGTGAGCTCGACCGGTACCTGCCGTTCCTGGCGACGACCAAGGTGCTGATGTCCGCCGTCCGCGCGGGGGTGGGTCGCGAGGCCGCCCACGAGGCGATCAAGGAGCACGCGGTCGCCGTCGCGTTGGAGATGCGCGAGCAGGGCTCGGCCGGCAACGACCTCTTCGCGCGCCTCGCGGCCGACGAGCGACTCGCCCTCACCGAGGCCGACCTCGCCTCCCTCGTCGCCGCCCCCCTCGAGTTCACCGGCGCCGCCACCGCCCAGGTCGCCGCCGTCGTCGCCCAGGTCGACGAGATCGTCACCGCCGACCCGGCCGCCGCCGCGTACACGCCGGGCGCGATCCTCTGA
- a CDS encoding CPBP family intramembrane glutamic endopeptidase, with protein sequence MTRRYPGRRWLDRSLRDVVSRDHRMSPAAFRRRQWVTAGFVVLGAVVLGVSLRVEPGSPWFYPLTFGLAAVWTVGAFASGRLYLGHIATDDPDDEDGLVRPVVQPIAIGLALAGLFVVGALVVREIPVLSDQVEKVLGFATEGTLPLLVVITAVNGVAEELFFRGAAYAAIPRHPVVWTTVAYTAATLATGNVMLAFAAVLLGVVVGLQRRASGGILAPVLTHCTWSLTMLLALPPIFGLR encoded by the coding sequence ATGACGCGCCGCTACCCGGGCCGCCGTTGGCTCGACCGCTCGCTGCGGGACGTCGTGTCCCGCGACCACCGCATGTCACCTGCGGCGTTCCGACGTCGCCAGTGGGTGACCGCCGGCTTCGTCGTGCTGGGTGCCGTCGTGCTCGGCGTCTCGCTGCGCGTGGAGCCCGGCAGCCCGTGGTTCTACCCGCTCACGTTCGGGCTCGCGGCGGTCTGGACGGTCGGCGCCTTCGCGTCCGGTCGGCTCTATCTCGGACACATCGCCACCGACGACCCCGACGACGAGGACGGCCTCGTGCGCCCCGTCGTGCAGCCCATCGCCATCGGGCTGGCGCTCGCCGGTCTGTTCGTCGTCGGGGCGCTCGTCGTGCGCGAGATCCCCGTGCTGTCCGACCAGGTCGAGAAGGTCCTGGGGTTCGCGACGGAGGGGACGCTGCCCCTGCTGGTCGTCATCACCGCGGTCAACGGCGTGGCCGAGGAGCTGTTCTTCCGCGGCGCCGCGTACGCCGCGATCCCCCGGCACCCGGTCGTCTGGACGACGGTGGCCTACACCGCCGCCACGCTTGCCACGGGCAACGTCATGCTCGCGTTCGCCGCGGTCCTGCTCGGCGTCGTCGTGGGGCTGCAGCGTCGCGCGTCGGGCGGCATCCTCGCGCCCGTGCTCACCCACTGCACGTGGTCGCTGACGATGCTGCTCGCCCTGCCCCCGATCTTCGGGCTGCGCTAG
- the purS gene encoding phosphoribosylformylglycinamidine synthase subunit PurS, with amino-acid sequence MARIIVDVMPKPEILDPQGKAVHGALPRLGFESVSDVRQGKRFELQVALADESTLAEVHQIAETLLSNPVIEDFTVRVEA; translated from the coding sequence ATGGCCCGCATCATCGTCGACGTCATGCCCAAGCCCGAGATCCTCGACCCGCAGGGCAAGGCCGTCCATGGCGCCCTCCCGCGACTCGGGTTCGAGAGCGTCTCCGACGTGCGTCAGGGCAAGCGGTTCGAGCTGCAGGTGGCGCTGGCCGACGAGTCGACGCTCGCCGAGGTGCACCAGATCGCCGAGACGCTGCTGTCGAACCCGGTCATCGAGGACTTCACCGTCCGCGTCGAAGCGTGA